In Tamandua tetradactyla isolate mTamTet1 chromosome 7, mTamTet1.pri, whole genome shotgun sequence, the following are encoded in one genomic region:
- the BAZ2A gene encoding bromodomain adjacent to zinc finger domain protein 2A isoform X6, with translation MVVHGQRSGAFGENPTLLEMEANDHFNFTGLPPAPAASGLKPSPSSGEGLYTNGSPMNFPQQGKSLNGDVNVNGLSTVSHTTTSGILNSAPHSSSTSHLHHPNVAYDCLWNYSQYPSANPGSNLKDPPLLSQFSGGQYPLNGILGGSRQPSSPSHNTNLRAGSQEFWANGTQSPMGLNFDSQELYDSFPDQNFEVMPNGPPSFFTSPQSSPMLGSSIQTFAPSQEVGSGIHHDETAEKELTSVVAENGTGLVGSLELEEEQPELKICGYNGSVPSVEALHQEVSVLVPDPTVSCLDDPSHLPDQLEDTPILSEDSLEPFNSLAPEPVSGGLYGIDDTELMGAEDKLPLGDSPVISALDCPSLNNATAFSLLADDSQTSASIFASPTSPPVLGESVLQDNSFDLNNGSDTEQEEMETQDSDFPPTLPQPTSDQASAIQLHPEVSPAVSPTASPEVSTEISPVVSPTAFPTVSPASPAALPAVSSEVSLTDSPVASLKVSPEASPTAAFPTASPANKDVSSFSATTADLEEITGEGVTTSGSGDVLRRRIATPEEVRLPLQHGWRREVRIKKGSHRWQGETWYYGPCGKRMKQFPEVIKYLSRNVVHSVRREHFSFSPRMPIGDFFEERDTPEGLQWVQLSAEEIPSRIQAITGKRGRPRNTEKAKTKEIPKVKRGRGRPPKVKITELLNKTDSRLLKKLEAQETLNEEDKAKMSKIKKKMRRKVQRGECQTTVQGQPKQRYFESLRRNDFPYGFQARNKRKQETKSLKQKEVKKKSKVEKEKAKTKQEKLKEKVKKEKKEKVKMKEKEEVAKAKPTGKADKTLATQRRLEERQRHQMILEEMKKPTEDMCLADHQPLPDFSRIPGLILPSGAFSDCLTIVEFLHSFGKVLGFDPAKDVPSLGVLQEGLLCQGNSIGEVQDLLVRLLKAALCDPGLPSYCQSLKILGEKVSEIPLTRDNVSEILRCFLMAYGVEPALCDSLRTQPFQAQPPQQKAAVLAFLVHELNGSTLIINEIDKTLESMSSYRKNKWIVEGRLRRLKSALAKRTGRAEVEMQGPEEGLGRRRSSRIMEETSGIEEEEEEETLAADHGRRSRRDGEVDPPASSILELERQIEKLSKRQLFFRKKLLHSSHMLRAVSMGQDRYRRRYWVLPYLAGIFVEGTEESLVPEDMIKQETHSLKVAAHPAPSPALLSGKRELTDSNTSASSSARARGRPRKTKPRSLRPKHLKSPVRDQDSEELQGQPQPEAQPPPQLQAQSLPPFQLQPQAQPQPQLQSHPQFHNGFLEPEGSPLSLGQSHHDLSQSAFLSWLSQTQNHGSLLSSSVLTPDSSPGKLDTAPSQPPEEPEPDEAESSPDPQAPWFNFSAQMPCNAAPTPPPAVSEDQPAPSPQLPASSKPVNRPSAANPCSPAQLSSTPFPGVVPKRRAGDPGEMPQSPTGLGQPKRRGRPPSKFFKQMEQCYLTQLTAQPVPPEMRSGWWWIQDPETLDATLKALHPRGIREKALHKHLSKHKDFLQEVCLRPLTDPIFEPSQLLAFQEALLSWSPKEKTYETDLAVLQWVEELEQRVILSDLQIRGWTCPNPDSAREDLTYCEHLPDSQEDITWRGRGREGLAPQRKTTNPLDLAVMRLAALEQNVERRYLREPLWPAHEVVVEKALLSTPSGAPQCTTTEISYEITPRIRAWRQTLERCRSAAQVCLCLSQLERSIAWEKSVNKVTCLVCRKGDNDEFLLLCDGCDRGCHIYCHRPKMEAVPEGDWFCAVCLAQQVEGEFSQKPGFPKRGQKRKSSYALNFPEGDSRRRRGLLRSRESPAGPRYSEEGFSPSKRRRFSMRNHHSDLTFCEIILMEMESHDAAWPFLEPVNPRLVSGYRRIIKNPMDFSTMRERLLRGGYTSSEEFAADALLVFDNCQTFNEDDSEVGKAGHIMRRFFESRWEEFYQGKQANL, from the exons ATGGTTGTGCATGGGCAGAGATCCGGCGCATTCGGGGAGAATCCTACACTCTTGG AAATGGAGGCAAACGACCATTTTAACTTTACTGGCCTTCCCCCTGCACCTGCTGCCTCAGGACTGAAACCCTCTCCTTCCTCAGGGGAGGGCCTCTACACTAACGGGTCTCCCATGAACTTCCCCCAGCAAGGGAAAA GTTTGAATGGGGATGTGAATGTTAATGGCTTATCTACTGTATCTCACACTACTACTTCAGGGATTTTGAACTCTGCTCCTCACTCCTCCAGCACTTCACACCTCCATCACCCCAACGTGGCCTACGACTGTCTCTGGAACTACTCACAGTATCCATCTGCCAATCCTGGCAGCAACCTCAAGGACCCAccccttctctcccagttttcgGGGGGACAGTACCCACTCAACGGCATCCTTGGGGGCAGCCGGCAACCTTCATCCCCAAGTCACAACACTAACCTTCGGGCTGGGAGCCAAGAGTTTTGGGCCAACGGTACCCAGAGTCCCATGGGGCTTAACTTTGACTCACAGGAACTCTATGATTCCTTTCCTGATCAGAATTTTGAGGTGATGCCCAATGGACCCCCTAGTTTTTTCACCTCCCCCCAGTCTTCTCCTATGTTGGGATCCAGCATCCAGACCTTTGCACCCTCCCAGGAGGTAGGCAGTGGTATCCATCATGATGAGACAGCAGAAAAGGAACTGACTTCAGTTGTGGCAGAGAATGGCACTGGCTTGGTAGGCAGCCTGGAGCTGGAAGAAGAGCAGCCAG AATTGAAGATATGTGGCTATAATGGCTCTGTCCCCTCTGTGGAGGCATTACACCAAGAGGTCTCAGTCCTGGTGCCTGACCCCACAGTGAGCTGCTTAGATGATCCTTCACACCTTCCTGATCAACTGGAAGACACACCAATCCTCAGTGAAGACTCTCTGGAGCCCTTCAACTCTCTGGCACCAG AGCCAGTGAGCGGAGGACTCTATGGTATAGATGACACGGAGCTGATGGGTGCGGAGGACAAGCTGCCTCTTGGGGACAGCCCTGTGATCTCTGCTCTTGATTGCCCTTCCCTGAATAATGCCACTGCCTTCAGTCTTCTGGCTGATGATAGTCAAACTTCAGCTTCTATCTTTGCCAGCCCCACCTCTCCACCTGTCCTAGGGGAGTCTGTCCTGCAAG ATAACAGCTTTGATCTGAATAATGGTAGTGATACAGAACAGGAAGAAATGGAGACTCAGGATTCAGACTTCCCACCAACCCTGCCCCAGCCAACCTCTGATCAGGCATCTGCTATTCAGCTACACCCAGAAGTCTCACCAGCAGTCTCACCTACAGCCTCCCCAGAAGTGTCTACAGAAATCTCTCCAGTTGTCTCCCCAACAGCCTTCCCAACAGTCTCTCCAGCCTCCCCAGCAGCCCTCCCAGCTGTCTCCTCAGAAGTCTCCCTGACAGACTCTCCAGTTGCCTCCCTTAAAGTCTCCCCTGAAGCTTCCCCAACAGCTGCCTTCCCAACAGCCTCCCCAGCAAATAAGGATGTCAGCAGCTTCTCTGCAACTACTGCTGACCTGGAAGAGATCACTGGAGAAGGAGTCACAACATCTGGTAGTG GCGATGTCCTGAGGAGACGTATTGCTACCCCAGAAGAAGTTCGTCTTCCCCTCCAGCATGG ATGGCGGAGAGAGGTGCGCATCAAGAAGGGCAGCCACCGATGGCAGGGGGAGACCTGGTATTATGGCCCCTGTGGGAAGAGGATGAAACAGTTCCCAGAAGTGATCAAG TACCTGAGCCGTAATGTGGTACACAGTGTCCGCCGTGAACACTTCAGCTTCAGTCCCCGTATGCCTATTGGagatttctttgaagaaagaGACACACCAGAG GGCTTGCAGTGGGTACAGCTCTCAGCAGAGGAGATCCCATCCAGGATTCAAGCAATCACTGGCAAACGGGGCCGACCTCGAAACACTGAGAAGGCCAAGACCAAGGAAATCCCCAAAGTGAAACGGGGCCGAGGTCGGCCACCCAAAGTCAAAATCACTGAGCTATTGAATAAGACAGACAGCCGCCTCCTAAAGAAATTGGAAGCCCAAG aaacactgaatgaagaggATAAAGCAAAGATGAGTAAAATCAAGAAGAAGATGAGACGGAAGGTACAACGGGGAGAGTGTCAGACTACTGTCCAAGGGCAG CCCAAGCAGAGATACTTTGAAAGTTTGAGGAGAAATGACTTCCCTTATGGTTTTCAGGCCAGAAACAAGCGGAAACAAGAGACTAAGAGCTTAAAGCAGAaggaagttaaaaagaaatccaag GTTGAAAAGGAGAAGGCaaaaacaaagcaggaaaaactgaaggaaaaagtcaagaaggaaaagaaggagaaagtaaaaatgaaggaaaaggaggaggtagCCAAAGCCAAGCCAACTGGTAAAGCAGATAAGACTTTGGCCACACAGAGGCGCTTGGAAGAAAGACAGAGGCATCAGATGATTTTGGAGGAGATGAAGAAACCCACAGAGGATATGTGTCTGGCTGACCACCAG CCCCTGCCTGATTTTTCACGCATCCCTGGTCTGATACTTCCCAGTGGGGCCTTCTCAGACTGCTTGACCATTGTGGAGTTCCTGCATAGTTTCGGCAAAGTGCTGGGCTTTGACCCTGCCAAAGATGTGCCTAGCCTAGGGGTCCTACAAGAGGGACTCCTGTGTCAAGGCAACAGCATAGGCGAGGTGCAAGATCTGCTAGTTCGGCTCCTGAAGGCTGCACTCTGTGATCCTGGCTTGCCCTCCTACTGTCAG TCTCTAAAGATCTTGGGGGAGAAGGTATCCGAAATCCCACTGACGAGAGACAATGTGTCTGAGATCTTGCGCTGTTTCCTTATGGCGTATGGAGTGGAGCCAGCCCTCTGTGACAGCCTGCGTACCCAGCCTTTTCAGGCTCAGCCACCCCAACAGAAGGCTGCTGTCTTGGCCTTCCTCGTGCATGAGCTCAACGGCTCCACCCTCATCATCAA TGAGATTGACAAGACTCTGGAGAGTATGTCCAGCTACAGGAAAAACAAGTGGATTGTTGAAGGCCGGCTTCGGAG ACTGAAAAGTGCTCTGGCCAAGCGAACTGGGCGGGCTGAGGTAGAGATGCAAGGACCAGAGGAAGGCCTGGGGCGGAGACGCAGTTCTCGAATCATGGAGGAAACCAGTGGtatagaagaggaagaagaggaggagactTTAGCAGCTGACCATGGTCGTAGGAGTCGAAGAGATGGAGAG GTTGATCCCCCAGCATCCAGCATCCTGGAGCTAGAGCGCCAGATAGAAAAACTCAGCAAG CGTCAGCTCTTCTTTCGTAAAAAGCTGCTTCACTCATCCCATATGCTTCGGGCAGTCTCCATGGGTCAAGACCGCTATAGACGTCGCTACTGGGTGCTGCCATATTTGGCTGGTATCTTTGTGGAAGGAACAGAGGAGAGCTTAG TTCCTGAGGATATGATAAAGCAGGAAACTCACTCTTTAAAAGTGGCAGCCCATCCAGCACCCAGCCCAGCCCTCTTGTCTGGAAAGAGGGAGTTAACTGACTCCAACACCTCTGCCAGTTCTTCTGCCCGGGCCCGAGGCCGACCTCGAAAAACTAAGCCTAGGTCTCTGCGGCCTAAGCACCTTAAGTCCCCTGTCAGGGATCAGGATTCAGAAGAGCTACAGGGCCAGCCTCAGCCTGAGGCCCAGCCCCCTCCTCAGCTTCAGGCCCAGTCCCTTCCCCCGTTTCAGCttcagccccaggcccagccccagcctcagttGCAGTCTCACCCCCAGTTCCATAATGGGTTCTTAGAGCCAGAAGGCTCCCCTTTGTCTCTGGGTCAGAGCCACCATGACCTCAGCCAGTCGGCCTTCCTGTCTTGGTTGAGCCAGACTCAGAACCACGGTTCCCTGCTGAGCAGCTCTGTCCTCACACCTGATAGTAGCCCAGGAAAACTGGACACAGCCCCGTCACAGCCCCCGGAGGAGCCAGAGCCTGATGAGGCAGAATCCAGCCCTGATCCTCAGGCTCCCTGGTTTAACTTCTCAGCCCAGATGCCCTGCAATGCTGCCCCTACACCACCCCCAGCAGTTTCTGAGGACCAGCCTGCTCCCTCCCCTCAGCTACCTGCCTCCTCCAAGCCA GTGAATAGACCAAGTGCTGCCAACCCCTGTTCTCCAGCCCAGCTCTCTTCCACCCCCTTTCCTGGAGTGGTCCCCAAGAGGCGAGCAGGAGACCCTGGAGAAATGCCACAGAGTCCCACAGGGCTGGGACAGCCAAAACGGAGAGGGAGGCCCCCCAGTAAGTTCTTCAAACAGATGGAACAGTGTTACCTAACCCAGCTGACCGCCCAGCCTGTTCCCCCTG AAATGCGCTCAGGCTGGTGGTGGATCCAAGATCCTGAGACATTAGATGCCACGCTCAAGGCCCTGCACCCCCGAGGCATCCGAGAGAAGGCACTTCACAAACACCTTAGCAAGCACAAGGACTTCTTGCAGGAAGTCTGCCTACGGCCCTTAACTG ATCCCATTTTTGAGCCCAGTCAGCTCCTTGCCTTTCAAGAAGCGCTTTTGAGCTGGTCCCCCAAAGAGAAGACATATGAAACAGACCTGGCTGTGCTTCAGTGGGTAGAGGAGCTGGAACAGAGAGTTATCTTGTCTGATCTGCAGATTCGG GGCTGGACATGTCCTAACCCAGACTCTGCCCGGGAAGACTTGACCTACTGTGAGCATCTTCCTGACTCCCAGGAGGACATCACCTGGAGAGGTCGGGGCAGGGAAGGACTGGCCCCCCAGCGTAAAACTACCAACCCTCTGGACCTGGCTGTGATGCGATTGGCTGCACTAGAGCAGAATGTGGAACGGCGGTACCTACGGGAGCCCCTCTGGCCAGCTCATGAGGTTGTAGTGGAGAAGGCCCTGCTCAGTACACCTAGTGGTGCCCCCCAGTGCACCACTACAGAAAT ATCATATGAGATCACCCCTCGTATTCGGGCCTGGCGCCAGACACTTGAGCGGTGTCGGAGTGCAGCCCAGGTGTGCTTATGCCTGAGCCAACTGGAGAGGTCTATTGCCTGGGAGAAGTCTGTCAACAAAGTG ACCTGTCTAGTCTGCCGGAAGGGTGACAACGATGAGTTTCTTCTGCTTTGTGATGGGTGTGACCGTGGCTGCCATATTTACTGCCATCGACCCAAGATGGaggctgtcccagaaggagattgGTTCTGTGCTGTCTGTTTGGCCCAG